One Oncorhynchus keta strain PuntledgeMale-10-30-2019 unplaced genomic scaffold, Oket_V2 Un_contig_11000_pilon_pilon, whole genome shotgun sequence genomic window carries:
- the LOC127917237 gene encoding serine/threonine-protein kinase TBK1-like, with the protein HQKTGDLYAVKVFNNLSFLRPLDVQMREFEVLKKLNHKNIVKLFAVEEESNTRHKVLVMEYCPCGSLYTVLEESSNAYGLPEDEFLIVLQDVGKNW; encoded by the exons CACCAGAAAACGGGGGACCTATATGCTGTGAAGGTGTTCAACAACCTCAGTTTCCTGCGACCACTCGACGTCCAAATGAGAGAGTTTGAGGTCCTGAAGAAACTCAACCATAAGAACATCGTCAAGCTGTTCGCTGTGGAGGAGGAG TCCAACACCCGTCACAAGGTGTTGGTGATGGAGTATTGTCCCTGTGGGAGCCTGTATACGGTGCTGGAGGAGTCTTCTAACGCCTACGGACTCCCTGAGGATGAGTTCCTTATCGTGCTTCAGGACGTGGGTAagaactgg